One stretch of Streptomyces sp. R21 DNA includes these proteins:
- a CDS encoding sugar ABC transporter ATP-binding protein → MASEPPLLTMSGITKSFPGVRALDGVDLDVQAGEVHCLLGQNGAGKSTLIKVLAGAHQPDDGTIGWRGEPVVLRSPIAAMRLGIATIYQELDLVEGLSVAENVHLGHEPTAAGFVVRGKAAKTSTAALLKRLGHPEIDPGRLVGDLSAAQQQIVSMARALSHDVRLIVMDEPSAALDPDEVDNLFRIVADVTADGVAVVYISHRLEEIRRIGDRVTVLKDGRAVAGGLPAKSTPTREVVALMTGRNVEYVFPERPAAPAPGEPVMKVQGLARAGEFAPFDLDLRPGEIVGLAGLVGSGRSEILETIYGARKPSSGQVTVDGRLLRPGSVRAAVRAGLGLAPEERKAQALLMLESVTRNVSVSSMSRYSHGGWIDRGAERRAALAATRELSLRPDNPTVPVRTLSGGNQQKAVLARWLLRGCKVLLLDEPTRGVDVGARAELYAVIRRLADEGLAVLLVSSEVPEVLGLADRVLVLREGSVVHTAPARELDEHRVLDLVMEGTS, encoded by the coding sequence ATGGCATCGGAACCACCCCTGCTCACCATGTCCGGCATCACCAAGTCGTTCCCCGGAGTCCGGGCTCTCGACGGCGTCGACCTCGACGTCCAGGCCGGCGAAGTGCACTGTCTGCTCGGCCAGAACGGGGCCGGGAAGTCCACCCTCATCAAGGTCCTCGCGGGCGCCCACCAGCCCGACGACGGCACGATCGGCTGGCGCGGCGAGCCGGTCGTGCTGAGGTCGCCGATCGCCGCCATGCGCCTCGGCATCGCCACCATCTACCAGGAACTCGACCTGGTGGAAGGCCTGTCGGTGGCCGAGAACGTCCACCTCGGCCATGAACCCACGGCCGCCGGGTTCGTCGTACGCGGAAAGGCGGCGAAGACGTCAACAGCCGCTCTGCTCAAGCGACTTGGGCACCCGGAGATCGATCCGGGGCGTCTTGTCGGCGACCTGTCGGCCGCGCAGCAGCAGATCGTCTCCATGGCACGGGCGCTCTCCCACGACGTACGCCTCATCGTCATGGACGAGCCGTCCGCCGCCCTCGACCCCGACGAGGTCGACAACCTCTTCCGCATCGTGGCCGACGTGACCGCGGACGGCGTCGCCGTCGTCTACATCTCGCACCGTCTGGAGGAGATCCGCCGCATCGGCGACCGCGTCACCGTCCTGAAGGACGGGCGCGCGGTGGCGGGCGGACTGCCCGCGAAGTCCACGCCGACACGCGAGGTCGTGGCGCTGATGACGGGACGCAACGTCGAGTACGTCTTCCCGGAGCGGCCCGCCGCCCCCGCGCCCGGCGAACCGGTGATGAAGGTGCAAGGCCTGGCCAGGGCAGGAGAGTTCGCGCCCTTCGACCTCGATCTGCGCCCCGGCGAGATCGTCGGACTGGCCGGACTGGTCGGCTCCGGACGCTCCGAGATCCTGGAGACGATCTACGGGGCGCGCAAACCGAGCTCCGGTCAAGTCACCGTCGACGGGCGACTGTTGCGGCCCGGCAGCGTACGGGCCGCCGTCCGCGCCGGACTCGGGCTCGCCCCCGAGGAACGCAAGGCGCAGGCACTGCTGATGCTGGAGTCCGTCACCCGCAATGTGTCCGTGTCCTCCATGTCCCGCTACTCGCACGGGGGTTGGATCGACCGCGGCGCCGAACGCAGGGCCGCGCTGGCGGCGACCCGTGAGCTGTCCCTGCGCCCCGACAACCCGACCGTGCCCGTGCGCACGCTGTCCGGCGGCAACCAGCAGAAGGCGGTCCTGGCGCGCTGGCTGCTGCGCGGCTGCAAGGTGCTCCTGCTCGACGAACCGACCCGAGGCGTCGACGTCGGAGCCCGCGCCGAGCTGTACGCGGTCATCCGCCGCCTCGCCGACGAAGGCCTCGCCGTGCTGCTCGTCTCCAGCGAGGTGCCCGAGGTCCTCGGCCTCGCCGACCGTGTCCTGGTGCTCCGCGAGGGCAGCGTCGTCCACACGGCGCCCGCCCGCGAACTCGACGAACACCGTGTCCTTGACCTCGTCATGGAAGGAACCTCATGA
- a CDS encoding ROK family protein has product MTARPANAHQARLLRLLRDGGPNSRAQLGDQIDLSRSKLAVEVERLLETGLVVADGLAASRGGRRSHNIRLAPALRFLGVDIGATSIDVAVTNAELEVLGHINQPMDVREGPVAVFEQVLAMAAKLRASGLAEGFDGAGIGVPGPVRFPEGVPVAPPIMPGWDGFPVREALSQELGCPVMVDNDVNLMAMGEQHAGVARSVGDFLCVKIGTGIGCGIVVGGEVHRGVTGSAGDIGHIQAVPDGRPCACGNRGCLEAHFSGAALARDATEAAQQGLSQDLAARLDAAGSLSAVDVAAAAAAGDATALDLIREGGNRTGQVIAGLVSFFNPGLVVIGGGVTGLGHTLLAAIRTQVYRQSLPLATGNLPIVLGELGPAAGVIGGARLISDHLFSPA; this is encoded by the coding sequence ATGACGGCACGACCCGCGAACGCGCACCAGGCGCGACTGCTGCGCCTGTTGCGCGACGGTGGCCCCAACTCCCGTGCTCAGCTGGGCGATCAGATCGACCTCTCCCGGTCGAAGCTGGCCGTCGAGGTGGAACGGCTCCTGGAGACCGGGCTCGTGGTGGCCGACGGCCTCGCCGCCTCCCGCGGCGGCCGCCGCTCCCACAACATCCGTCTCGCCCCCGCGCTGCGCTTCCTCGGCGTGGACATCGGGGCGACCTCGATCGACGTGGCCGTCACCAACGCGGAGCTGGAGGTCCTGGGGCACATCAACCAACCCATGGACGTCCGCGAGGGTCCGGTCGCCGTCTTCGAGCAAGTCCTCGCCATGGCAGCCAAGTTGAGGGCCTCCGGGCTCGCGGAGGGATTCGACGGCGCCGGCATCGGCGTGCCGGGTCCGGTCCGCTTCCCCGAGGGCGTCCCGGTCGCCCCGCCGATCATGCCTGGCTGGGACGGATTCCCGGTGCGTGAGGCGCTCAGCCAGGAACTCGGCTGCCCGGTCATGGTCGACAACGACGTGAACCTGATGGCGATGGGGGAGCAGCACGCGGGCGTCGCACGCTCCGTGGGCGACTTCCTCTGCGTCAAGATCGGTACGGGCATCGGTTGCGGCATCGTCGTCGGCGGTGAGGTCCACCGCGGTGTGACGGGCAGTGCCGGCGACATCGGGCACATCCAGGCCGTGCCCGACGGGCGCCCGTGCGCCTGCGGCAACCGGGGCTGCCTGGAAGCCCACTTCAGCGGCGCGGCCCTGGCCCGCGACGCCACGGAAGCAGCGCAACAGGGCCTGTCCCAGGACCTCGCGGCACGCTTGGATGCGGCCGGCAGTCTGAGCGCCGTCGATGTCGCCGCCGCGGCTGCCGCGGGCGACGCCACCGCACTCGACCTGATCCGCGAGGGCGGCAACCGGACCGGCCAGGTCATCGCCGGACTCGTGTCCTTCTTCAACCCCGGCCTGGTGGTGATCGGCGGCGGGGTGACGGGTCTCGGCCACACCCTGCTCGCCGCGATCCGCACCCAGGTCTACCGCCAGTCACTGCCCCTCGCGACCGGCAACCTGCCCATCGTCCTGGGGGAGTTGGGCCCCGCCGCCGGAGTCATCGGCGGAGCCCGCCTGATCAGCGACCACCTGTTCTCACCCGCGTAA
- a CDS encoding MOSC domain-containing protein has translation MERVLGAVGALWRHPVKSMLGQRIHAAEVTDRGLAGDRRLALLDRETGKVASAKNPRLWRALLTCTATLEESATRITTADGKILRSTDAGIDDALSAIVGRAVTLIDTPPSGATLDRSRPEEVLREGEDAEVGADIVQFGSASPTGTFFDFAPVHLMSTSTLARVGALHPYGAVEAERYRPNLVIDTDGAGFVDHGWVGRELRIGDRLVLRVVASTPRCAVPTLAHGALPRDPYALRTLAEHHRVPALPGRAPEPCAGVYAQVLRPGPVRRGDTVRISDSAGQSLP, from the coding sequence GTGGAGAGGGTGCTGGGGGCCGTGGGTGCGCTGTGGCGTCATCCGGTCAAGTCGATGCTGGGACAGCGGATTCACGCCGCCGAGGTGACCGACCGCGGGCTGGCCGGCGACCGCCGACTCGCCCTTCTGGACCGGGAGACGGGCAAGGTCGCCAGCGCCAAGAACCCGCGGCTGTGGCGGGCCCTGTTGACCTGCACGGCGACGCTGGAGGAGTCCGCGACGCGCATCACGACTGCGGACGGCAAGATCTTGCGGAGCACCGATGCCGGTATCGACGACGCACTCTCGGCGATCGTGGGCCGGGCGGTCACGCTGATCGACACACCGCCGTCGGGGGCCACGCTGGACCGCTCCCGACCCGAGGAGGTGCTGCGCGAGGGCGAGGACGCCGAAGTGGGCGCCGACATCGTCCAGTTCGGCTCGGCGTCGCCCACCGGTACGTTCTTCGACTTCGCGCCGGTCCATCTGATGAGCACCTCGACGCTGGCCCGGGTGGGCGCGCTGCACCCGTACGGGGCCGTCGAGGCGGAGCGCTACCGCCCCAACCTCGTCATCGACACGGACGGGGCGGGTTTCGTGGACCACGGGTGGGTCGGCCGGGAGCTGAGGATCGGCGACCGGCTCGTGCTGCGTGTGGTGGCCTCGACGCCGCGCTGCGCGGTGCCGACCCTCGCGCACGGCGCCCTGCCGCGCGACCCGTACGCCCTGCGCACGCTCGCCGAGCACCACCGCGTCCCTGCCCTGCCGGGCCGCGCCCCGGAGCCGTGCGCCGGCGTCTACGCCCAGGTGCTGCGGCCCGGCCCTGTCCGGCGCGGGGACACGGTCCGGATCTCGGATTCCGCTGGACAGTCACTCCCCTGA
- a CDS encoding low temperature requirement protein A — protein sequence MTEHGTESRPRTGTGERGPQAGTGEAAQRPATGEREQKPGIEETGKKPGSGETAQRVSNLELFFDLVFVFTLTQITVLLAGDLSFATAGRVALIFVVLFWMYGAYAYLTNQVPPDRPSRRLLLMLGMAAFLVCALAIPRAFDDGGVVFGLGYLAVVLVHSALYTRSHGRDVIWYAVPNSLAALSITAAGLFEGVRADGLWLLALVLQFVTPYLATYGPLRRSGRELDDLRSQLGGLDPSHFVERHGLLLIVAFGESVIAIGIGIGDLPLTPGLFGGAFLSLALAVALWWTYFVRDEGGAEAAFHATPTNQRFQLAMNGYYYAFLPMLLGIACLAAGLKKTLGHLTEHLHTGPALAVAGGVALFLAGDVAFRAVMRLTPLAYRAATVPAALATALLGIHLAAITQLVALVALLVAMLAAEERWAVCETPSEPAR from the coding sequence ATGACCGAGCACGGCACGGAGTCACGACCACGGACCGGTACCGGGGAGAGGGGACCGCAGGCCGGCACCGGGGAGGCGGCACAGCGACCCGCCACCGGAGAGAGGGAACAGAAGCCCGGCATCGAGGAGACGGGGAAGAAGCCCGGCTCCGGAGAGACGGCCCAACGGGTCAGCAACCTGGAGCTCTTCTTCGATCTGGTCTTCGTCTTCACGCTCACCCAGATCACCGTGCTGCTCGCCGGAGATCTGTCGTTCGCGACGGCGGGGCGGGTCGCGCTGATCTTCGTCGTGCTGTTCTGGATGTACGGCGCCTACGCGTATCTCACCAACCAGGTGCCGCCCGACCGCCCTTCACGGCGGCTTCTGCTGATGCTGGGCATGGCGGCGTTCCTGGTGTGCGCCCTGGCCATTCCGCGCGCCTTCGACGACGGCGGGGTGGTCTTCGGGCTCGGCTATCTGGCCGTGGTGCTGGTGCACAGCGCGCTGTACACGCGCAGCCACGGGCGGGACGTCATCTGGTACGCGGTGCCCAACTCCCTTGCCGCGCTGTCGATCACGGCCGCCGGACTCTTCGAGGGCGTGCGGGCAGACGGGCTGTGGCTGCTCGCACTGGTGCTTCAGTTCGTCACGCCGTATCTCGCGACCTACGGTCCGCTGCGCAGGAGTGGTCGCGAACTGGACGATCTGCGTTCCCAGTTGGGCGGTCTCGATCCCTCGCACTTCGTGGAGCGCCACGGGCTGCTGCTGATCGTCGCGTTCGGCGAGTCGGTCATCGCGATCGGCATCGGCATCGGCGATCTGCCGCTCACCCCGGGGCTGTTCGGCGGCGCCTTCCTCTCACTCGCGCTCGCGGTCGCCCTCTGGTGGACGTACTTCGTGCGCGACGAGGGCGGCGCCGAGGCGGCCTTCCACGCGACGCCGACCAACCAGCGCTTCCAACTGGCCATGAACGGCTACTACTACGCGTTCCTGCCCATGCTGCTCGGCATCGCCTGCCTGGCGGCGGGGCTGAAGAAGACCCTCGGGCATCTCACCGAGCATCTGCACACAGGACCGGCGCTCGCGGTCGCCGGCGGCGTGGCGCTGTTCCTCGCGGGGGACGTGGCCTTTCGGGCCGTGATGCGGCTCACACCGCTGGCCTACCGTGCCGCGACGGTGCCCGCCGCTCTGGCCACCGCTCTGCTCGGCATCCATCTGGCCGCGATCACCCAACTCGTCGCCCTGGTCGCCCTATTGGTCGCCATGCTGGCAGCGGAGGAGCGCTGGGCGGTGTGCGAAACCCCCAGCGAACCGGCCCGCTGA
- a CDS encoding GntR family transcriptional regulator: MLSTGLPQGAVPKLERPGPLRDRVYEALLELITTRALQPGQHLVESELAGHLGVSRQPVREALQRLNTEGWVDLRPAQGAFVHEPTEAEADQLLTVRTLLEAEAARLAAANTGTAGIAVLEELCAEGERAVAADDVDGAVAMNARFHAKVMELAGNTVLAELAAQVDRRVRWYYTPVARQRGHQSWIEHRDLIAAIADRDESRATQVMRTHTEHTRKTYHEREK, encoded by the coding sequence ATGTTGTCGACAGGACTGCCGCAGGGGGCGGTACCCAAGCTCGAACGGCCCGGCCCGCTGCGCGACCGCGTCTACGAGGCGCTGCTCGAACTGATCACCACCCGCGCCCTCCAGCCCGGCCAGCACCTCGTGGAGAGTGAGCTCGCCGGGCACCTCGGTGTCTCCCGGCAGCCCGTGCGCGAGGCGTTGCAGCGGCTGAACACCGAGGGCTGGGTCGATCTGCGGCCCGCCCAGGGCGCGTTCGTGCACGAGCCGACGGAGGCCGAGGCAGACCAACTCCTCACGGTGCGTACGCTGTTGGAGGCCGAGGCGGCCCGGCTCGCCGCGGCCAACACCGGCACCGCCGGCATCGCCGTCCTTGAGGAACTGTGCGCCGAGGGCGAGCGGGCGGTCGCCGCCGACGACGTGGACGGCGCGGTCGCCATGAACGCCCGCTTCCACGCGAAGGTCATGGAACTCGCCGGCAACACGGTTCTCGCCGAACTGGCCGCGCAGGTCGACCGCCGGGTCCGCTGGTACTACACCCCGGTCGCCCGACAGCGCGGCCACCAGTCCTGGATCGAGCACCGCGACCTCATCGCGGCCATCGCCGACCGCGACGAGTCCCGCGCCACGCAGGTCATGCGCACGCACACGGAACACACGCGCAAGACGTATCACGAGCGCGAGAAGTAG